A stretch of the Cyprinus carpio isolate SPL01 chromosome B4, ASM1834038v1, whole genome shotgun sequence genome encodes the following:
- the LOC109106290 gene encoding PHD finger protein 21B-like isoform X4 — MVTAHINGQKALSSETLQTSPINLQTPAGQHISRSQMLGALTAIPIKVPHISSLQRLAGHSPSVLPQVRPKTFIPDSLPHSPCQEQQSGQTLAVPQSMAVVSPKSQGASLPTANSTFSHERLSNGQDESSSLPSSGPSTSTASASPGVAYAIISAASPAAHGVSGVTEAIKVQPLIFSPDSKVIIIQPQIPSNSKSSPASQSNSPVKEPRSDPSTPAKKEEDPEKIAFMVAIGLVTTEHLEEIQSKRQERKRRSTANPAYSGLFEPERKRLASNYLNSAMFLSARDSEELCWKEELQHDDHCAVCKQEGDLQPCHTCTRSYHPDCLHPPLKTATRGIWMCPKCQKKVLNKENLSWPQNFIQSYVTHKTVREEERRKLMRRNTELKLECEHLSEEDKRLCDSLSKCIELKERLLGQQRETQTSLERLKTLIRLIQRDQMIQVTMTATTTTGASLLSLPWIKATGSSTSTMAPTAGSSAVLHKTTLQPQGNN, encoded by the exons ATGTTGGGAGCCCTCACTGCGATTCCGATAAAGGTGCCTCACATCAGCTCTTTGCAGCGGCTGGCAGGACACTCACCCAGTGTGCTACCTCAG GTCAGGCCAAAGACTTTCATTCCAGACAGCCTTCCTCACAGCCCATGCCAAGAGCAGCAGTCCGGTCAAACGCTGGCCGTGCCGCAGAGCATGGCTGTGGTCAGCCCAAAGAGCCAAGGCGCATCCTTGCCAACTGCCAACAGCACCTTCAGTCACGAGAGACTGTCCAACGGGCAGGATGAGAGTTCCTCTTTGCCCTCGTCTGGGCCGAGCACGTCCACAGCCTCCGCAAGTCCAGGGGTGGCCTACGCCATCATCTCAGCAGCCTCGCCTGCAGCCCATGGGGTGTCAGGAGTAACCGAGGCCATTAAGGTGCAACCGCTGATTTTCAGCCCTGACAGCAAG GTTATAATCATTCAGCCCCAGATTCCCAGCAACTCCAAGAGTTCTCCGGCCTCACAAAGTAACAGTCCTGTGAAGGAGCCAAGATCTGACCCCTCAACCCCAGCCAAAAAGGAGGAGGATCCAGAG AAAATTGCCTTCATGGTCGCAATAGGCCTGGTCACTACAGAACACTTGGAAG AGATCCAGAGTAAACGGCAGGAGAGAAAAAGGCGAAGCACAGCTAATCCTGCGTACAGTGGACTGTTTGAACCAGAG CGCAAAAGACTTGCCTCCAATTACCTGAACAGTGCGATGTTTCTGTCGGCGAGag ACTCTGAGGAGCTCTGCTGGAAG gaGGAGCTGCAGCATGATGATCACTGTGCAGTGTGTAAACAGGAAGGAGATCTTCAGCCGTGCCACACTTGTACCCGCTCCTACCACCCCGACTGCCTGCATCCACCTCTCAAAACTGCCACCAGGGGCATATGGATGTGCCCCAAGTGCCAGAAGAA AGTTTTGAACAAAGAGAACTTGTCTTGGCCACAGAACTTCATCCAGTCGTATGTTACACATAAAACAG TGAGAGAGGAGGAACGCAGGAAGCTAATGAGGAGAAACACTGAGCTGAAACTTGAGTGTGAACATCTGAGTGAAGAGGACAAGAGACTCTGCGATTCTCTCTCG AAATGCATTGAGCTGAAGGAGCGTCTTTTGGGTCAGCAGCGGGAGACTCAGACGTCCCTTGAGCGTCTCAAGACTCTGATCCGACTCATCCAGCGTGACCAGATGATCCAAGTAACTATGACGGCCACCACCACCACTGGAGCGTCGCTGCTCTCGCTGCCGTGGATCAAAGCCACGGGCAGCAGCACCAGCACCATGGCGCCCACAGCTGGCTCCTCCGCAGTACTGCACAAAACCACGCTTCAGCCGCAAGGCAACAACTGA